The Proteus sp. ZN5 genome includes the window CTCTACGCCTTCGATAGTAATGCTATCTGTGCCCGCACCACTGATTTTGGCACCTAATGTATTGAGGAAGTTTGCAGTATCTTCAATTTCAGGCTCTCTTGCCGCATTCTCAATGATGGTTTTGCCTTCAGCTAATACCGCAGCAGTCATAATAGTGATAGTGGCACCCACGCTCACTTTATCCATGACAATATGTGCACCTTTTAAACGTCCATCAACGCGTGCTTTCACATAACCTTCATCCAGAGTGATCTCAGCGCCTAATTGCTCTAAACCTGTAATATGAAGATCAACAGGACGAGCACCAATAGCGCAACCACCCGGTAAAGAAACCTGACCTTGACCAAAACGCGCCACCAGCGGGCCTAATGCCCAAATAGAAGCACGCATGGTTTTTACTAATTCGTAAGGAGCGCAAAATTCATTAATGTTACGAGCATCAACGAAAACAGAGCCATTGCGTTCAACATTAGTTCCTAAACGGTTAAGTAACTTAATCGTAGTATCGATATCTTTTAATTTAGGAACATTCGTTAATTCTACTGGCTCTTCGGCAAGGATCGCAGCGAACAGGATTGGTAGTGCGGCATTTTTTGCGCCTGAAATAGTGACCTCACCTGATAAACAGGTTGGTCCTTGTACTCTAAATTTATCCATCTGTAGAACTCTCTTTTTTATTTTGCTGTACGCTGTATACCTACTGAATCAAAGCCCGTTAAGTTTACGATCCCTCTTCCACTCTTCAGGTGTGTAGGCTTTAATAGACAAAGCGTGAATACGGTTATCTGCGATATATTCCATCAAAGGGGCATAAATGGTTTGTTGTTGTTTTACTCTGCTCATTCCCTCAAACATTGCGCCAACAACAACAACTTGAAAGTGACTACCATCACCATTGACGATGACTTCATCTAAAGACAGGTTGTCCATTAATACTTGTTTGATTTCATTTGTATCCATAATTGCTCAATCTCAACGTTAAAATAATAATCAGTCGTCTATCCTAATGGAATCCGCTCTACTCTTAAACCATCAAAAACCCCCTTAATGATAAAAGTATCACGAAGGGGGCTTTTTAATACCTTTACTCAAAATCTGTATTAGGCAATATTCATAATTTCATCAAGATCATAGAGTGTAATTAAGGTCTGAAAACGCTCACTTACGCCTTGAATAATAAATTGGCGATTTTGCTCTTCCATTTCTGCTTTTAAGTGAACAAAAAGCGCCAACCCTGTTGAATCAATATGTCCTAAAGCAGAAATATCGATGATATTAATATCAGCTAATAATGCTTTACGTTGCTGCCAAGCAGGCAGTAACGTTTCACGATCTAGCGTTCCTTGGAAATAGAGGACACCCTCCTTTTTTTCCCAATTTAACGAAGCTGACATGTTATTTTTTCTCATCCAGTGTAATTGGTGTTTTAGCACTGATTTCTAACTGTTTTGTTAAACCATCAACACCTTTAGAATTTAAAATATCTGACCACTCATTCTGTTTTGTTGTGATCATGCTGACACCTTCAGCAATCATATCATATGCTTGCCATTCGCCTGTTTTGCTGTTTTTACGCCATTGGAAATCAAGACGAACTGGTGGGCGGCCATTTGTATCAATGATAGTGACACGAATAGTGAGAGTTGATTTATCTGCGAAAGGTTTTGCAGGCTCAATACGGTACTCTTGGCCTTCATACATCGCTAATGCTTGACCATATACTTGAGCAAGATACGCTTCAAATGCAGTGAAATAAGCATCACGTTGTACAGGTGTTGCATTACGATAATGCGGTCCTAACACTAATGCGCCCGCATATTTAATATGCACATAAGGTAATAATTCTTGCTGAACAATTTGACGTAAAACTTCAGGGTTTTTACGAATTTCAGGCTGTTCATTTTTTAATTTACTAAAGGTCTTTTGCGCCGCATCTTCCATCAATGCATAAGGATTGGTTTTATCAACTGCCATTGCAAAAGGCGTTATCACTAATAATGCGACCATCAATAAGCGTTTAAACATACGTTCGCTTCTCCTCAAATAGGGTTTCGATAATACGATGCATTTATTGTGCTAAATCTAGCTAAATGTATAAGTGCATCGTATAGAAATTAATGATTAAGGTAATGCAGTGTGTTCTTGCGTTGGCTGAGATTCAGATTTTGCTGAATCATCACCATCACCCGTTTTATAAAGGAATTGACCAATAAGATCTTCTAGTACCATTGCTGAATTGGTGTTTGTGATCCGTCCTCCGTCTTCGAGCAGAGTAGAATCTAATGCTTCATCATAAAAACCTAAATTCAATGCAAGGAACTGCTCACCTAATAAACCCGATGTACGAATAGACAGTGAGCTACTTTCTGGAATGTGGTCATAAATGCTCAGAATATCGAGCGCGACTTCAGGGCGATAATTCCCTTCATCTTCTTCTTTTAAAGTGATAGAAGAAACACGGCCAATCACCACACCACCAATCTTAACTGGGGAACGTTCTTTTAACCCACCAATATTACCAAAGCTGGCATAAACGCGATAAGTCGGTTGATTACCCATTTCTTTAATATCAGCCACTTTAAGACATAAGAAAATCACGGCAGCTAACGCAATCAGAACAAATAGACCAACCCAAACTTCAATTTTTTTACTTTGCATGACTTAGTTCCCAAACATCAGTGCTGTTAGCACAAAATCTAAACCCAATACGGCTAACGATGAATGAACAACGGTGCGTGTTGTTGCTCTGCTAATCCCTTCTGATGTTGGGATTGCGTCATACCCGTTAAAGAGCGCTATCCAAGTGACGGTAATGGCAAAAACGACACTTTTAATAAAGCAGTTTACTAAATCGAGTCGCCATTCAACGGCACCTTGCATAGATGCCCAGAAAAAGCCTTCATCGATCCCTTTCCAATCCACACCCACAATTGCACCACCCCAGATACCGATAGCAACAAAAATAAGTGAAAGCAATGGCATACTAATAAGACCCGCCCAAAAACGAGGCGCAACGACACGTCTTAAAGGATCGACTGCCATCATTTCTAAACTAGAAATTTGTTCTGTAGCTTTCATCAAGCCAATTTCAGCGGTTAAGGCTGAGCCAGCTCGACCCGCAAATAATAATGCCGTAACGACTGGGCCTAATTCTCTTAACAACGAGAGTGCGACCATCATGCCAAGACTAGCTTCAGCACTAAAGGTTGTTAAAACAAGATAGCCTTGTAATCCCAACACCATGCCAATAAATAAGCCAGACACCATGATAATTAATAAGGATTGAACACCAACGTTATACAGTTGCTTCAGTAATAGAGGCCACTGTTTACGCAATTCAGGCTTACCGACTAATGCTCGAAAGAGCATAATGCCAGCTCTACCAAAGGTTGCAAAAATCGCTAACGCTCTAACGCCAATGCGAGATAATAAATTTACCACGTACTAATTTCCTCGTCCTAATAGGTCGTCCTGATAATCTCCCGCAGGAAAACGGAAAGGTACAGGGCCATCAGCAATACCATCTAAAAACTGTCTTACTTGCCTATTTGGATTATCCTGTAATTCTTGCGCGCTACCTTGAGCAATGACTTTCTGTTCCGCAACAATATAGGCGTAATCTGCGATACTTAACACTTCAGGCACATCGTGGGAAACCACAACACAAGTCACACCAAGCGCATGATTTAACTCATCAATTAACTTAACAAGCACACCCATTGTGATAGGATCTTGCCCAACAAAAGGCTCATCAAACATAATCAATTCAGGATCAAGCGCAATGGCTCTTGCTAATGCTGCCCTTCTCGCCATTCCTCCTGATAATTCAGAAGGCATTAAACTTGCCGCACCACGTAAACCCACAGCTTCAAGTTTCATCATCACTGTTGTATGGATCAATGCTTCAGGTAAATTTGTATGCTCTCTTAGTGGAAATGCCACATTTTCAAACACATTCATGTCTGTAAACAGTGCGCCTGATTGAAAAAGCATACTCATTTTCTTTCTTGTCTGATACAACGCAGAGCGTGATAGCGCAGGAATATTATCGCCATCAAACCAAATTTCACCACTATCAGGAAGGATTTGTCCTCCCATTAGGCGTAACAAGGTTGTTTTACCAATCCCTGAAGGGCCCATAATCGCAGTCACTTTTCCTCTTGGTACAACAAGATTAATCTCAGAGAAGATCTTTCTGCTACCACGAGTGAAGTTCATATTGCGCACTTCAATTAGATTGTCAGATTGTGCGTTCATGAATAAAACATCCTCAAGCCTGTCTGCATAAACGAATTTTTACGCTATTTTGGCAGGTCATTCGTTATGTTACAAAGAAATCACCACTATTTAGCAATTTATTGCACGGTTAATTTTACTTTTCGTGCTTGGCTAGTCAAAATATGGTTAATTAGCAAAACCTTTTGACAATATGTTTTTTTATCAGCCCTGTCTTATTGGTTTTTTCTTTATTCGCTCATTGTTGGAAAACTGATGGCATGTTGATTACTTTGTCTCTTTTAATTTTTGGGTTGATGCTACTCGTTTATGCATCAGACCGATTAGTTTATGGTGCGAGTGTTTTTGCGCAATCGTTAAAAATCCCGCCAGCCGTTATCGGTATCTTAATTGTAGGCACAGGTACTTCACTGCCTGAGCTTTTTGTTTCAACCGATGCTGCTGTGCATAATTTACCTGATATTGCTATCGGCACAGCCATTGGCTCTACACTCACCAACCTTCTCCTCATCGCAGGTATTGGCGCGATGATTTATCCCATGAATATTCAATCCGCAGTGCTCAAAAAAGAGCTTCCCTTGATGATTATAGTCATCATGCTCGTTGGCATTATCGTTTCTAGCGGAAATTTAGGTCTGAGAGAAGGCACTCTGCTCTTTTTTATTGGTTTTGCATCCATCTTTCTAATGATAAAAACGATGCATAAAACACTAACACAAGAGCGTCATGTATTACCTTTAGAAACCTTAACGCGTTTCGAATTACAGACAAATCCCCGTAATTCTGTTGCACTTTTTTGGGTTGTTATTGCTTTACTTATTATTCCAGTTGCTACTCAAATGATATTGGATAATGTCTTTATTTTAATGCAACAGTATCATCTTAGTGGCTTTTTTGTTGGTTTAACCTTGCTATCGATTGGAACAAGCCTACCTGAATTAGCCACAACTATTGTGGCAGCACTAAGACGCGAGAATGAATTAGCATTAGGGAATATTATAGGTGCTAATATTTTCAATCTAACTTTTGTGTTAGGAATGCCAGCATTACTTTCACCAAGCACATTTAATATCAACACATTTTATTTTAGCTTTGCTGTACTTGGTGTCGCCAGTTTACTGTTTTCTCTCTTTTCATTAGGGCGTAAACGACGTCTTAATCGAGGAAAAGGGATATTCTTGTTAGTTTGCTTTATTGTTTATATTACGGTGTTGTGCGTCGCACATTCTCTCTTAACCTAAAATAAATGGTACAAAAAAATGACCGAGTTTGATTTTCAGCAAGCGGGTAAAAAAGTCCTTCATATTGAGCGTGATGGGTTAGCTGAACTAGAACAATACATCAATGATGACTTCACTCTTGCCTGTGAGAAAATTTTTCACTGCCAAGGTCGAGTGATTGTTATGGGTATGGGTAAATCTGGCCATATTGGACATAAAATTGCGGCTACATTTGCCAGCACAGGAACACCTTCTTTCTTTGTTCATCCCGGTGAAGCAAGCCATGGCGACTTAGGCATGGTGACAGAAAAAGATATCGTTCTGGCAATTTCAAACTCAGGTGAAGCCAGCGAGATCCTCGCACTTATTCCAGTACTTAAACGTAAACAGATAACACTGATTTGTATGACACGCACTCCTCAAAGTACAATGGGGAAAGCGTCTGATATTCATCTTTGTATCAAAGTACCTAAAGAAGCCTGTCCTTTAGGCCTTGCACCAACAACCAGTACAACCGCAACCTTGGTGATGGGAGATGCGCTAGCAATTGCACTGTTACGTGCCCGAGGTTTTACTGCTGAAGATTTCGCGCTTTCTCATCCAGGTGGTGCATTAGGTCGTAAATTACTCCTTCATGTCAGTGATTTAATGAATAAAGAGGCAGATATTCCACGTGTCACTAAAGATGCCACTTTACGTGAAGCACTTGTCGAGATAACCCGTAAAAAATTAGGTATGACCGTCATTTGCGATGATAGTATGCTGATCAACGGTATCTTTACTGATGGTGACTTACGAAGAATATTTGACTTAGGGATAGATCTGAACAATGCCAAAATCTCAGATGTTATGACAAGAGGCGGTATTCGTATTCGCCCAGATTGTTTGGCTGTTGAAGCTCTGAATTTAATGCAAGCAAAACATATCACCTCACTATTAGTAACAGAACAAGATAGTGATATCCTGTTAGGTGTTTTACATATGCATGATTTATTACAGGCTGGTGTTGTATAAGCTATTCATAACGTTCGAAGGATAAAAATGAATACAATGATAGAAACTTGTTATGGTGCAGTAAGTGAGCAAATCATCAAAAAAGCAGAAAAAATCCAATTGCTGATTTGTGATGTTGATGGTGTGATGTCTGACGGACTCATTTACATGGGCAATAATGGCGAAGAATTAAAAGCCTTTAACGTCCGTGATGGGTATGGCATCCGTTGTTTGCTTACATCCGGCATTGAGGTTGCTATCATTACAGGTCGTCAGTCTAAACTGTTAGAAGATCGTGCTAAAACCCTTGGCATTACATATCTTTACCAAGGTCAGCATAATAAGCTTTTGGCGTATCAACAACTGTTAGATACACTAAACCTTAAACCTGAACAAACAGCCTATATTGGTGACGACCTGATTGATTTACCTGTAATGGAAAAAGTGGGACTTTCTGCCGCCGTGGCTGATGCACATCCATTACTTACACCTCGTGCAAATTACGTGACTCGCATTGCGGGGGGGCGTGGTGCAGTACGAGAATTGTGTGATTTAATCCTTTTAGCGCAAGGTCGGCTTGAAGAAGCTAAAGGTCTTTCGATTTAACGTATAACGATACAGAATGAATAAATTAAAATCCTGGTTTACCTTAATTCTTGCCATTATCGCCCTTGGACTGATTGGCTGGAACTATACTAATAACACTGAATTCGGTGATAGTGAGATTGTTGATGATGGTCAGCCAACCTATCAATCCAAATCATCGATATCTTTTGTTTACGAGCCAACGGGTATACTCGGATATAAACTTGTTGCTGATGATGTCAAAAACTATGCTCAGCAAAAGTTTACATGGTTTACTAACCCTGTCTTAACTACCTATTCACCGACAGGGGATGCAACATGGACAGTACGCGCAAATAAAGCCAAGCTAACAAACAGTAAAATGCTCTATCTTTATGGCGATGTTCAAATTGATAGCTTAACGGATGATTCTCAGCTACAGAGAATAAGCACAGACAATGCTATTGCAAATTTGGATACACAGGATGTTTCCTCTGATGATGAAGTGACTATTATCGGCGTCGGACTGAAATCAGTCGGCTTAAAAATGCGAGGCAATCTGCGCGAGAAACATGCAGAGCTGATTGAAAAGGTAAACACCTATTATGAGATCCCTAATGAATCAAAAAATCCGTAATACACTGATTATCGGTACACTTTTAGCGATAAGTGTACCTGTGATGGCGCTTAAAGATGACACACAACAACCTATTGTTGTGAACTCAGAGAAACAGTCGCTTGATCTAGAAAAAAACGTCACAACCTTTACAAAAAATGTTGTGATCAAACAAGGTTCTATCGATATTCGTGCCGATAAAGTTGTTGTCACACGTCCAAGTGGTGACTCCAAAAGGATCGTAATAGAAGCGTTTGGTAACCCTGTGACTTTTTATCAGTTACAAGATGATGGCAAACCTATCAAAGGTCGTGGCGAGAAAATGACCTATGAAATGGATAAAGAGTTAATGACCTTAACGGGTAAAGCCTATCTTGAACAATTAGACAGTAATATCACCGGTGATAAGATCACTTATCTCGTCCCAACTCAGCAAATGGAAGCGTTTAGCGGTAAAGGTAAACAAGTGACTACTGTTTTACTGCCTTCCCAGTTGCAAGAGAAAGGCCCTGGTGTTAACAACAAAGGTAAGTAACACTTTATGGCGCTGTTAAAAGCTGAAAATTTAGCGAAAGCATACAAAGGGCGCACCGTTGTCGGTGATGTGAGCCTGAACGTTAATTCAGGTGAGATTGTCGGCTTACTTGGACCTAATGGTGCAGGTAAAACAACCACATTCTATATGGTTGTAGGCATTGTAGCTCGTGATGCAGGTAGTATTACCATTGATGATGAAGACATTACGCTGTTACCGTTACATGAACGAGCACGTAAAGGCATTGGCTATCTTCCTCAAGAGGCGTCTATTTTTAGACGCTTAAGCGTTTATGACAACATAATGGGGATCTTAGAAATCCGCCATGATCTAACGCCTGAAGAACGAAAAGACCGTGCAGAAGAGCTGCTAGAAGAGTTTAATGTCAGCCACTTACGTAACAGCTTAGGGCAATCATTATCAGGGGGTGAACGCCGTCGTGTTGAAATCGCACGGGCATTGGCAGCGAACCCTAAATTCATTTTATTAGATGAGCCTTTTGCGGGTGTTGACCCTATTTCAGTATTAGATATTAAAAAAATTATCCAGCATCTACGTGATTATGGATTAGGTGTACTGATTACTGACCATAACGTTCGTGAAACATTAGATGTGTGTGAACGTGCTTATATCGTCAGCCAAGGTCACCTTATTGCTCATGGTTCACCAGAAGAAATTCTTGAAAATGAGCAAGTTAAACGTGTTTACTTAGGTGAAGGCTTCCGCCTGTAATCTTTGATTCACTTTTACTCTGTCATGGATGACAACAGCAAAGGATTCATCGCATTATTATGAAACAAAGTCTGCAACTTCGTCTTAGTCAGCAACTGGCAATGACGCCACAGCTACAACAGGCTATTCGTTTGTTGCAACTTTCGACGCTTGAATTACAACAAGAAATTCAGCAAGCGCTTGAGTCTAATCCACTTCTGGAACAAGACGACGATCAACAAGATCCCGTTTCAGACGATACTTCTCATACAGAAAATCAGCCAGACTCTACAACAGAAACAACAACTGAAAACGAAGTTGAAGAGTTCGATACGCTGGATGCTTTAGAGCAAAAAGAGATGCCTGATGATCTCCCTCTAGATACTCAATGGGAAGAGATCTACACCGCAGGCACACCTTCTGGCACCAGTAATGACTATACTGATGATGAACTTCCACTGTATCAAGGCGAAACAACTGCTTCATTGCAAGATTATCTAACATGGCAGGCTGAGCTCACTCCGTTTTCAGAAACAGACAGAGCAATTGCGATAAGTATTATCGATGCTATTGATGAAACAGGGTATTTAACTGTCACAACAGATGACATCCTTGCTGGAATGGGCGATGATGAGTTAGAGCTTGATGAAGTCGAAGCTGTATTAAAACGTATCCAACGCTTTGATCCTATTGGTGTTGCTGCGCGTGATTTAAAAGAGTGTCTTTTGATTCAGCTATCCGCTTTTTCAACAGAAACACCTTATCTTAAAGAAACGCAGTTAGTGATTAGCCAATATTTAGAGTTGCTAGGTAACCGTGACTTTCGCCAATTGATGCGTCAAACGAAGTTACGAGAAGAGACACTTAAATCGGTTATTGAAATGATCCAGTCTCTTGATCCTAAGCCCGGATTAAGTATTGATACAGGCGAGTCAGAGTACGTTATTCCAGATATACTGGTAAAAAAATCAGGGGAACGCTGGCAAGTTGAGTTAAATGCAGATAGCATTCCTCGCCTACGAATAAATGAGACCTATGCAGCATTGGGCCAATCGACTCAAAATGAGAGCGATGGAAAATTTATTCGTGACAATTTACAAGAAGCCAAATGGCTGATAAAAAGTTTAGAAAGCCGTAATGAGACATTATTAAAAGTCGCTCATTGCATTGTTGACACACAGCAGGCATTTTTCGAATTGGGTGAAGAGCATATGAAACCCCTTGTGTTAGCAGATATTGCTGAACAAGTTGAAATGCACGAATCCACTATTTCTCGAGTGACAACGCAAAAATTTTTGCATTGCCCAAGAGGAATTTTCGAATTGAAGTATTTTTTCTCTAGCCATGTGAATACTGATAGCGGAGGCGAAGCCTCTTCAACAGCAATCAGGGCTTTAGTGAAGAAACTAATCGCAGCAGAAAATCCAGCGAAACCACTTAGTGATAGTAAACTGGCTGATATGCTCGGAGAACTTGGAATACAAGTTGCTCGACGCACTGTTGCGAAGTATAGAGAGTCATTATCCATCCCGCCTTCAAATCAACGCAAAGAGTTGGTTTGAGCATAATTGAGAAGGAAGACACTATGGAACTTCAAATCACTGGTCATAATATTGAATTAACCGATGCTCTGCGTGATACCGTCAAAGCAAAAAGCGCGAAATTACCTCAGTTCTTTGACAAAATTAATAACGTTCAGGTGATCCTGAAGGTCGAGAAAGTGAATAAAATCGCGGAAGCGACCATTCAAGTTAACGGCGGTGAATTGCATGCCTCTGCAGAAGCAGAAGATATGTACGCAGCAATTGATGGATTAATGGATAAACTGGCTCGTCAATTAACCAAACACAAAGATAAACTGAGACAACATTAATTCATTTCCCATTGTAAAATGGGGATACAATCGGCGAAGTTACTGTGTTGTTTATGACTTGGTTTAAGCCAACGCCTAATCAATATCAGTAACAAAAAACCAGATGTCACTTTGTGGCATCTGGTTTGCTGGTCTAAGTGAATAAGACAATGAACAACGATACAAAGATGAATATTAGCGACGTACTTTCTCTAGCATGTACGCATAATGATGTACATTGCACGAGTAAAAAGCGCGCGTTAGAAATTATCAGTGAAAATGCAGCAAAAGCACTTAATTTACCCGAAACACTGATATTTGAAGCTTTATTGACGCGTGAAAAAGTCGGTACAACAGGGATTGGGGGTGGTTTAGCGATCCCTCACGGACGTATTGAAAGTGATGAAACAGAAAAAGTAGTTGGTGTGTTTCTTCACCTAAGCGAACCTATTGCCTTCGACGCTATTGATAATCA containing:
- the murA gene encoding UDP-N-acetylglucosamine 1-carboxyvinyltransferase; this encodes MDKFRVQGPTCLSGEVTISGAKNAALPILFAAILAEEPVELTNVPKLKDIDTTIKLLNRLGTNVERNGSVFVDARNINEFCAPYELVKTMRASIWALGPLVARFGQGQVSLPGGCAIGARPVDLHITGLEQLGAEITLDEGYVKARVDGRLKGAHIVMDKVSVGATITIMTAAVLAEGKTIIENAAREPEIEDTANFLNTLGAKISGAGTDSITIEGVERLGGGTYQILPDRIETGTFLVAAAISRGRVVCRNAKPDTLDAVLAKLREAGADIEVGEDWISLDMHGKRPKAVTLRTAPHPGFPTDMQAQFSLLNLVAEGAGMITETIFENRFMHIPELIRMGAHAEIESNTVLCHGVEKLSGAQVMATDLRASASLVLAGCIAEGTTIVDRIYHIDRGYENIEAKLQGLGAKIERLHSND
- the ibaG gene encoding BolA family iron metabolism protein IbaG, with the protein product MDTNEIKQVLMDNLSLDEVIVNGDGSHFQVVVVGAMFEGMSRVKQQQTIYAPLMEYIADNRIHALSIKAYTPEEWKRDRKLNGL
- the mlaB gene encoding lipid asymmetry maintenance protein MlaB → MSASLNWEKKEGVLYFQGTLDRETLLPAWQQRKALLADINIIDISALGHIDSTGLALFVHLKAEMEEQNRQFIIQGVSERFQTLITLYDLDEIMNIA
- the mlaC gene encoding phospholipid-binding protein MlaC, with the protein product MFKRLLMVALLVITPFAMAVDKTNPYALMEDAAQKTFSKLKNEQPEIRKNPEVLRQIVQQELLPYVHIKYAGALVLGPHYRNATPVQRDAYFTAFEAYLAQVYGQALAMYEGQEYRIEPAKPFADKSTLTIRVTIIDTNGRPPVRLDFQWRKNSKTGEWQAYDMIAEGVSMITTKQNEWSDILNSKGVDGLTKQLEISAKTPITLDEKK
- the mlaD gene encoding outer membrane lipid asymmetry maintenance protein MlaD, whose amino-acid sequence is MQSKKIEVWVGLFVLIALAAVIFLCLKVADIKEMGNQPTYRVYASFGNIGGLKERSPVKIGGVVIGRVSSITLKEEDEGNYRPEVALDILSIYDHIPESSSLSIRTSGLLGEQFLALNLGFYDEALDSTLLEDGGRITNTNSAMVLEDLIGQFLYKTGDGDDSAKSESQPTQEHTALP
- the mlaE gene encoding lipid asymmetry maintenance ABC transporter permease subunit MlaE, encoding MVNLLSRIGVRALAIFATFGRAGIMLFRALVGKPELRKQWPLLLKQLYNVGVQSLLIIMVSGLFIGMVLGLQGYLVLTTFSAEASLGMMVALSLLRELGPVVTALLFAGRAGSALTAEIGLMKATEQISSLEMMAVDPLRRVVAPRFWAGLISMPLLSLIFVAIGIWGGAIVGVDWKGIDEGFFWASMQGAVEWRLDLVNCFIKSVVFAITVTWIALFNGYDAIPTSEGISRATTRTVVHSSLAVLGLDFVLTALMFGN
- the mlaF gene encoding phospholipid ABC transporter ATP-binding protein MlaF — translated: MNAQSDNLIEVRNMNFTRGSRKIFSEINLVVPRGKVTAIMGPSGIGKTTLLRLMGGQILPDSGEIWFDGDNIPALSRSALYQTRKKMSMLFQSGALFTDMNVFENVAFPLREHTNLPEALIHTTVMMKLEAVGLRGAASLMPSELSGGMARRAALARAIALDPELIMFDEPFVGQDPITMGVLVKLIDELNHALGVTCVVVSHDVPEVLSIADYAYIVAEQKVIAQGSAQELQDNPNRQVRQFLDGIADGPVPFRFPAGDYQDDLLGRGN
- a CDS encoding calcium/sodium antiporter, whose translation is MLITLSLLIFGLMLLVYASDRLVYGASVFAQSLKIPPAVIGILIVGTGTSLPELFVSTDAAVHNLPDIAIGTAIGSTLTNLLLIAGIGAMIYPMNIQSAVLKKELPLMIIVIMLVGIIVSSGNLGLREGTLLFFIGFASIFLMIKTMHKTLTQERHVLPLETLTRFELQTNPRNSVALFWVVIALLIIPVATQMILDNVFILMQQYHLSGFFVGLTLLSIGTSLPELATTIVAALRRENELALGNIIGANIFNLTFVLGMPALLSPSTFNINTFYFSFAVLGVASLLFSLFSLGRKRRLNRGKGIFLLVCFIVYITVLCVAHSLLT
- the kdsD gene encoding arabinose-5-phosphate isomerase KdsD translates to MTEFDFQQAGKKVLHIERDGLAELEQYINDDFTLACEKIFHCQGRVIVMGMGKSGHIGHKIAATFASTGTPSFFVHPGEASHGDLGMVTEKDIVLAISNSGEASEILALIPVLKRKQITLICMTRTPQSTMGKASDIHLCIKVPKEACPLGLAPTTSTTATLVMGDALAIALLRARGFTAEDFALSHPGGALGRKLLLHVSDLMNKEADIPRVTKDATLREALVEITRKKLGMTVICDDSMLINGIFTDGDLRRIFDLGIDLNNAKISDVMTRGGIRIRPDCLAVEALNLMQAKHITSLLVTEQDSDILLGVLHMHDLLQAGVV
- the kdsC gene encoding 3-deoxy-manno-octulosonate-8-phosphatase KdsC — protein: MNTMIETCYGAVSEQIIKKAEKIQLLICDVDGVMSDGLIYMGNNGEELKAFNVRDGYGIRCLLTSGIEVAIITGRQSKLLEDRAKTLGITYLYQGQHNKLLAYQQLLDTLNLKPEQTAYIGDDLIDLPVMEKVGLSAAVADAHPLLTPRANYVTRIAGGRGAVRELCDLILLAQGRLEEAKGLSI
- the lptC gene encoding LPS export ABC transporter periplasmic protein LptC: MNKLKSWFTLILAIIALGLIGWNYTNNTEFGDSEIVDDGQPTYQSKSSISFVYEPTGILGYKLVADDVKNYAQQKFTWFTNPVLTTYSPTGDATWTVRANKAKLTNSKMLYLYGDVQIDSLTDDSQLQRISTDNAIANLDTQDVSSDDEVTIIGVGLKSVGLKMRGNLREKHAELIEKVNTYYEIPNESKNP
- the lptA gene encoding lipopolysaccharide ABC transporter substrate-binding protein LptA yields the protein MNQKIRNTLIIGTLLAISVPVMALKDDTQQPIVVNSEKQSLDLEKNVTTFTKNVVIKQGSIDIRADKVVVTRPSGDSKRIVIEAFGNPVTFYQLQDDGKPIKGRGEKMTYEMDKELMTLTGKAYLEQLDSNITGDKITYLVPTQQMEAFSGKGKQVTTVLLPSQLQEKGPGVNNKGK
- the lptB gene encoding LPS export ABC transporter ATP-binding protein, which encodes MALLKAENLAKAYKGRTVVGDVSLNVNSGEIVGLLGPNGAGKTTTFYMVVGIVARDAGSITIDDEDITLLPLHERARKGIGYLPQEASIFRRLSVYDNIMGILEIRHDLTPEERKDRAEELLEEFNVSHLRNSLGQSLSGGERRRVEIARALAANPKFILLDEPFAGVDPISVLDIKKIIQHLRDYGLGVLITDHNVRETLDVCERAYIVSQGHLIAHGSPEEILENEQVKRVYLGEGFRL
- the rpoN gene encoding RNA polymerase factor sigma-54, translated to MKQSLQLRLSQQLAMTPQLQQAIRLLQLSTLELQQEIQQALESNPLLEQDDDQQDPVSDDTSHTENQPDSTTETTTENEVEEFDTLDALEQKEMPDDLPLDTQWEEIYTAGTPSGTSNDYTDDELPLYQGETTASLQDYLTWQAELTPFSETDRAIAISIIDAIDETGYLTVTTDDILAGMGDDELELDEVEAVLKRIQRFDPIGVAARDLKECLLIQLSAFSTETPYLKETQLVISQYLELLGNRDFRQLMRQTKLREETLKSVIEMIQSLDPKPGLSIDTGESEYVIPDILVKKSGERWQVELNADSIPRLRINETYAALGQSTQNESDGKFIRDNLQEAKWLIKSLESRNETLLKVAHCIVDTQQAFFELGEEHMKPLVLADIAEQVEMHESTISRVTTQKFLHCPRGIFELKYFFSSHVNTDSGGEASSTAIRALVKKLIAAENPAKPLSDSKLADMLGELGIQVARRTVAKYRESLSIPPSNQRKELV
- the hpf gene encoding ribosome hibernation promoting factor; the protein is MELQITGHNIELTDALRDTVKAKSAKLPQFFDKINNVQVILKVEKVNKIAEATIQVNGGELHASAEAEDMYAAIDGLMDKLARQLTKHKDKLRQH